A single region of the Streptomyces virginiae genome encodes:
- a CDS encoding transposase: MSRPRPGPAPKSRRVVRWIMTNPQHLAAADAAELKEIRTACPHLDAAARHVHDFAEMLHDLRGDQLPDWMERVLATDLPALHSLVSGLRRDFDAVTAGLSTPWSSGQVEGHVTHVELIERMGYGRANLDLLRQRILLGP, from the coding sequence GTGTCCCGACCGCGGCCCGGGCCGGCCCCGAAGTCCCGACGCGTCGTCCGCTGGATCATGACGAACCCCCAGCACCTCGCGGCCGCCGACGCCGCGGAACTGAAGGAGATCCGTACGGCCTGCCCTCACCTCGACGCCGCCGCACGGCACGTCCACGACTTCGCTGAAATGCTCCACGACCTCCGGGGAGACCAACTTCCCGACTGGATGGAGCGAGTCCTCGCTACCGACCTCCCAGCCCTCCACTCACTGGTCAGCGGCCTGCGACGCGACTTCGACGCCGTCACCGCAGGACTCTCCACACCATGGAGCTCTGGCCAGGTCGAGGGCCACGTCACCCACGTCGAACTCATCGAGCGCATGGGCTACGGCCGAGCAAACCTCGACCTCCTACGCCAACGCATACTCCTGGGCCCATGA
- a CDS encoding TetR/AcrR family transcriptional regulator, which yields MSVQERKQRERADRERLIVATARELAEQQGWDAVTTRRLAERIEYSQPVLYSHFRGKREIIGAVALEGAAEMAAALRAATSVADGPRARVTALSRAYLDFAEGNPAVYDAMFQLDGGLAFAQEDTPEPLKNAFAVLLENLAEVAGDGVHAGLFTEVFWASLHGLATLTRAGRLPPEETGRRMELLVDRLAMV from the coding sequence ATGTCGGTACAGGAACGCAAGCAGCGCGAACGGGCGGACCGCGAGCGCCTCATCGTGGCGACGGCCCGTGAACTCGCCGAGCAGCAGGGCTGGGACGCGGTCACCACCCGCCGGCTCGCCGAGCGCATCGAATACAGCCAGCCCGTCCTCTACAGCCACTTCCGCGGCAAGCGCGAGATCATCGGCGCCGTCGCCCTCGAAGGCGCCGCCGAGATGGCCGCGGCACTGCGGGCCGCGACCTCCGTCGCGGACGGCCCGCGTGCCCGGGTCACCGCCCTCTCCCGCGCCTACCTGGACTTCGCCGAAGGCAACCCGGCGGTCTACGACGCCATGTTCCAGCTCGACGGCGGCCTGGCGTTCGCGCAGGAGGACACCCCCGAGCCGCTGAAGAACGCCTTCGCCGTCCTGCTGGAGAACCTCGCCGAGGTCGCCGGGGACGGCGTCCACGCGGGGCTGTTCACCGAGGTGTTCTGGGCGTCCCTGCACGGGCTGGCGACTCTGACCAGGGCGGGACGGCTGCCGCCGGAGGAGACCGGGCGGAGGATGGAGCTGCTGGTGGACCGGCTCGCCATGGTCTGA
- a CDS encoding anthrone oxygenase family protein, whose protein sequence is MLNALEVFTTVLVGVMVGVEFSVAFVINPILNALPEDSGQLGRAHGGQLLGAVMPVWYITSLVLVAVWAIAGWHRPGSGLVVTAGVLLIVSVVMSILLLVPINNRSKTWTPENRPEDWKEQSNRWDRFHYVRVAVIIAAFALLAAALT, encoded by the coding sequence ATGCTCAACGCACTCGAGGTCTTCACCACTGTGCTCGTCGGCGTGATGGTGGGGGTGGAGTTCTCCGTCGCCTTCGTCATCAACCCGATCCTCAACGCCCTCCCCGAGGACAGCGGCCAACTCGGCCGCGCCCACGGGGGCCAGCTGCTCGGCGCCGTGATGCCGGTCTGGTACATCACCTCGCTCGTCCTCGTCGCGGTATGGGCCATCGCCGGATGGCACCGCCCCGGCTCCGGACTCGTCGTCACCGCCGGCGTGCTGCTGATCGTCAGCGTGGTCATGTCGATCCTGCTGCTCGTCCCGATCAACAACCGGAGCAAGACGTGGACCCCCGAGAACCGGCCCGAGGACTGGAAGGAGCAGAGCAACCGCTGGGACCGCTTCCACTACGTTCGCGTCGCCGTCATCATTGCCGCCTTCGCCCTGCTGGCCGCTGCCCTCACCTGA